The DNA sequence AATATTAGTGTTATAATCGATCGTCGATTCTTATTACGaagtaaaaataattatattttgagaACATCAAAACAAGTCTCTCCCATCTTAATATAGTGTATCTAATATGTACATTATTATAATGCTCAAGTCGGTTCAAGATAAGAGTTGAAAAGAAAAAGTTTTGAATCTCATACCACAGTTGAGAGGCTCTTATTTATATGTGATGATTAACATTTTTAGATAAGAAAGAATATTTATGTTAATCACTAGACTTTGTGTATCGAATCTTAATTTACCCAAAATATAGATCAATATTAAGTAATTACTGAGCACTGTTGTGAAACATTATGGTTGACTTTTTCCTTAGTAAGAAAAATAATCATTGAAATCAAGGTCATGAAAGATGATCAGGCTTAAATAATTAGGATTCATCACTTTGGATAACACCAACTTGTTCTTATCAACCATGCACATCAATAATATAGATGATTGTTAGAGATTCCAAGAGTTTGAGCAGGTAAACATATCTGTGAAGGAACAGATTGCTCTGCTGTGGTCCTCTgctttttttttatctctttataTTAGATTAATCCCTCATGACAGTGTTTTTAGTTCTGCATACAAAGTTAGCCATGAGAATATGCTCAGCTTAAAGCTCCCATTTCCAGTTGCCCTTCATAGCCACTTCATGTATATATTCTCCATATCTTTAATGAACAACAAAGAAAGCCAAGTTATAGAAGAATATTGTTGTCTAGTGATTGCAATTTCTATGGCCTAAGAAGGCAGAAGGTTTTGACAATCATATAAATCAATACTGTCAAAGAGCATTTAGCATCATAAGTTGAGATATTAACATGGTCAGAAAAGTAAGATACAGTAATGGCTTTCTTCAGTAGGTTTAAGAAGGAAGGGATGAAGGAAATGCTCCAAATTTGCTTCTTCATGTTTGGCATCAACTATAAACCTTTGTTTAAGCATAATCTTCTCTAACTTTAAATTATATCTTCATGACTTGATTGAATGAGTTAGTCAAAGAAATTGGAATCTCATGCAGTGGGTTAGTATTTCTCATCTTGTGAAAGAATtttacttttccaagaaattctaAAAGGCAGAAGGAAGTATTTATTTCCAAATGAAAATCATGCTACTCTTGGCAGAAACTGGAAGAAACCAAAGATTCAAGTGATTAATTTGCAGATGAGAAGACTGGCAATGGAAATTGAGTGTGTGATTCCACTTTTCCTATGTTACAATTTACATCTCTCCCAATTATCTTAACATATTTTTTGTTTGACTTCCAATAATGATATGTGCATTAGAAGAAGAGAAGTCTAAACAAAGGCTTAGCTTAAAGAAaatcaataataattaaaaaatataaacaagTCACTCCACAACAGATGTCTTCTAAGCTACCACAGtgaaaggagaagagagagaagaaaaagaaatgaatTGGACAAGAAATCATGGACCCAAGTCTTGGGTGCATATGTAGTTAGTATGAGCTTCCATCCATCTCCCACCAGTAGTGGAACCCCCATAGCCCACTCCTCTGCATTCTTCTTTCTCCATGCTTTCTTCCTGGCCAACAAAGCAGGTGAAATATTTAAAGTTATCATGATAAAGAAAAAAATGCACTGTCATCTTTTTTTGTAGGAAGAAGATATACACCAAACCACTATTAGATGAGAAAAATGTTATTTTAGATGCACAAATATAATCATCACTCAATTGCATCAGAAGAAGGCATGCTTTGCATTTGATGGATTTTGCAACATTTAGAAGAAATGTTCAAGATATTCCTGAAAATTTAGATCATATCTAAGTTTCTATTTCTTCAACACAATAGTTACTGTGATGTGACCAACACAAAGAAATGCAACACCATCATCAGACTAGAGGGCCATGCCTTGCTGGTACTGCAAAACAAGCTTCGCTTCCTGTGAGAATGTGTTCTAAATCTTTAGTCTCTGCATGCAGAAAGCTTAGGGAAGGGAAAGCAAAAAACATAGAGAAATTGAAACACTAGCTTCTCTTTAACTGTTGATGTCTACCACAAAGAGTCGATCTCCAATAAGCTACTGATAGAAGCAACTCACATGAGTGGCAACTGCAGAAGCATTTCTTAGCAGCTTCCTTGAATCGCTCTCAAAAACCAGTGGGAAAAGCAAACAAAACAGGATCAGCATTCTTGCCATTGCCTTCTTTCTCCCTACAAAGTATGGACCGGAGAAAAGCTGCAGTAAGATACAGACAAGTGGGGTTAGTGGGAAGCTGTGCACCAACATGAATCAAATAGCAGGATTTGAGAACCTTAGGCATACAAGAAAGAACATTAAAAGACAATGGTTTGTAGGGATGAGGCAGGAGTTGCAGAGTCTGAGAGAGAAGCAAATGGCATTCAAGAGGAAACCCTCCTGCCTTGGAAACGACACAATGGTGGATAACAGTGAGATGAGGTTTCTACTGTGACCTCCATGATGTGCCAATCAATGCTCCAAGGCCTTCTCATGGTGATACCTACTGCAATCTACGTTGGCTTTGGTGAGTGATACAAATAAACAGCCTTTCCAAGCTTGGAATAGTAGATATGACCTTCATCTTTTTGCTTGAGCTTATCTCTCTGCAAATATCAAACagatgcttatgaaaagagggaaGAATGCTGTTAATTTATGACAACATGTCTATCAAACCATTTTAACTATGTATATGACTAACATTTAAATCCTTATATATAGTATTATCAAATCCCTAACAACTCAACCTTAGtaacttaaatttaaatttaatatatactaatatttgaatatatatatatatatatatacatatatgtatatatatatattaatgctgATCAAATTAGTCTAATTTGGTTTGGGGTGCACATGCACAATatatttttacttataaaaaGATCGAGATCGGATGAGATTTTTTTCGATATTTAAGTTAGTAATAAGATATTGTGAACTTTTTTATTgtgttctaataatttttttataatcaattcaattaaaaataataatatataatataaaagaactttttaaatattttatatttaaaattaaatatttacggGGCTTAATTAGTAATGGAGATTCTGAACATCTCACAATCTGATTACATTAGCGCATATCCAACATTTCCATATCGTTTGTAGTTAAAGTGATAACATTAATATCCCTTAAAGAATATTATGATAATAGTAGTATCaacaatattttagatatatatacataaactaaTGCCAAATATATATCAGCGTTTAatcttatatattatatattaaattttgGAGGACCGAATATTTGCAAGTCTACATGGAATATCCGATTGATCACCCGCATCCGATTTGATCCAGCATCCGACCCGGCCCATTCCCTTAGTCCCAACCCGACCCGATCGCACAAAGGTCGGCGTCGGCGAGCCACTGCTTCCTGCACCGCCTTCAGCTTCAGATTCCCAATACCCCGCCGAAACCCTAGGTCGAAGAAGAACCTTGGCGCTCGAATCGATCCGGTTCCTTCTTGCTCCGGTGGTCATTCGCCCCCAAGGCGACGTAAGTTCTCGTGATCTTCTTGCGCTGTTTTTGTGGTTCTCTTTGGATTCCAATTTTGGTTTTAAGATTGAACGATATCGATGCAATCGTTCGTTCGGATTGTGTGAATGGATTAATCAgtgttatatatagatatataatcaTTTTTGAGTGTGCGGATGTCTAAATTGACTCGCTATCATCGTGTTGGGGATTAGAGAGGTTTCGTCGAGTAAAAAACAATCTAATATAGATATGATCTGAAGTGCGAAATCCGAGGATAGGATGACCGCTGTTTGCTTCGGAGGCAGACTTATGTTCTGTGAGTGTCCAAGTGGCCGAAATTAGTATACTTTGTCTTAGACTTTGTCCAACCAAGTGGTTCTTGTCATCGTCGTCCACCTTCCAAGTACAACCAGAGAATTAGGCCCTGCCAATTGGTGTTGCCAATGATCAGTGTTTCCTGAAAATGACCaatctacatttttttttttttttttcatgtggtTCTTAATGATATGGTTTCAGAAATTGGTTGGAAGTTCCATATTTAAATATATAGGCTAGAATATTTTATAAGGAAGAAAATACTGGTAAGGTTCTTTCTTCCTATAAGGCATTGTTCTAGCACTGCTTAGTTCATATTTCTTCGCGACAAGCCTGTCAGAGGAGCTTGGACCACTTTGAAGATTTCtttttttcaaaagttttctcagTGATAGAATAATAATCATGATAAGAAAAGGAACTGATCGACTCTGAGAAAATTTACTACCAAAACTAAGTGGAAATAGGTTAAAAGTTCTTGGTTTTCTTTTCTATTGTActaaataataaaatagaaaacTTCAAATCAAACAGTCCTAAATATCCCCATTACTTTCCGATATTAGGATCCCTAAAAGAAGCAATACCGAAGCAATACCTCAGTAGAACTTACTTGACTATGTTTCAGTATTAACCAACTatgtttcatcatcatcatcatcatcttctttttttttttctttccgtgTGTGTGTGATAATGCTTGTAAGACATTAAAAAGATTTAATTGTATTACTTTACTTTTAAGACCAGATAAATCAAGCTCTTAACATCTTGAAATAAGTTTGTCTCTTATATTTTAGATTGATTTCATTTCTAAAACATTGTCTGCTACATTTGGTTCACTAAGAAATTCTTCATTAAAGATACTATGATTTTTATTTCATGACCATGATAAAGTGGGATCAAGGGTTGTGTGGATAGATTAGTTTCATAGAATTGAAACTTCTTTTGTTATCTTTGATGTACATTCACTCTCTTATTCTTCATTTGATATTAGGTCCTCTGCAATTCACCATACGATCTTTGTTGACATCATTGTTTAATTtaagcctttatatatatatatatatatatatatatacatacatatatatatacatacatatatatatatacatatatatatagtatattggAGCATATTTCTGAAAAAATAATACACCGTTGACAGGAGTACATTCTACGATATTTTCCCGAGTTAGTGTTAACTAAGTGAACATTAAAAAATTGATATGGTGATTGTTTATTAACTGATATCACAAAACTTATTATCAATGGGTTCATTTGGAGCCTCATGTAattgaatataaattaatataagtGAGCATGTTGTGTTGGATGTCAGAGAGAAGTACCAAGTCTTTAAGTTACTGAGTTGAGCAATTGTCTCAGGATGAGACCATGAAGATTGAGTTGCATGTCAATAGCTAGAGCAGATTTTGTGATGCAGCTGGATGGTTAATGTACAGTTCAACCCTGAGTTTGAGTTATGGCTCTACCAAGCTAAATTAAACTAGACAAAGGAATGCAGCTAGAAGGAAAAGTTCAAGTGCATGCAGAAGACTTTTATCTTGCCATTTTTCGTGGCTCCAAGCTTCACACTGCCCCTGTTAATTTAGCACAAAAAACTATGTCAGTTGCTTAACTCACATGGTTGTGCTTCTTGATAATCCTGTTATTGCCTTGATACAGTTCACCCTCTAAAGCATCTATTGCCACAAGATTTTAACCAAGGAAACATGAGAGCCCAAGATCACATCATCATATATGCGATCGGGTTTAACTAATGTGACAAGGTACAAAAGATTGGGAATTATGAGCAAGCATAGTATATTCCTAAACCAACTAGCCAACTAGCTGGAACTGTCTTATCTCAACTCTGCTAAGTCCAAATGCTGTATATTCCTAAACCAAGATGCTAACTGATGTCTTGTTTCTTGTtttattttgaccttgtgttggcTGTTGGTAGAACCATACAGATATGGTATGTACCGTCATATTGGTACAAAGTATAATGTCGGCATATCGGTTAGCATtgagaagggaggaggaggaggaggaggaggaggagttggaaaagaaggagaGGTACCTGGTGGGCCAATGGCAGCAGACAAGTGGGTGGCATGAGGGATAGCACGTGGCTTGGACCTGTTGACTGAATGAGGGAGAGTGATTTAAATGATTAATAAAGGGTCTTTATATAAAAACCCTGAACTGGACCTGAATCAACTGAAATGGGTTGGTCTGCAATGTAGTTCTCCATTGATTGATGTTTACTGCCCATTTCAAACTGGTCCAGATGGTTTTTTAGATcatggtttcttgtgatagagcgAACTTGCTGTAACTGTTTGGTATGATAGTCATTTTACGTTGGCCATGTACTTTCTTGAGTTTCTCTACCCCCTCCCTCCTCTCTTCCATCCTCATTTATGTACTATTCATGCTGTTAGATCTTGTGGATTCATGACATCGTTTTTTGTCTTTTGGAGAAGGATGATCAGATTTATGGTGTTTGTTGTTATTCTTGTAGGAAAAGGATAATCAGATCATGGCTACTGATGATTGCGATGATAATTGTTTGCAAGAGGATGGTTCACTATGTGGAGAGGGAATGAATGGAGGAAATGGATTCGAGGCTCTGACAAGAGTAGAACTTGATATTGCATATTCTTCAGAGAAGCTACTAAACTTGGAGATACTCTTGATGCTAGTAGTTGATAGAGCCAATGATTTTGAAGCTGTGAGCATGGAATACAAAGACATCTCAGATGAGTCTGTTTTGAAGGCCTttgaatctgatattttatctggGATTTTAGACATGGAGGTCAAAGAACTACAAAGCTTCATGTGCTTGCTACAAACTGAAATCATAGAGGCCCACCAACAAGTTTCTCAAAATGAGCACTTTGAAGAATCTGCTGCTAAAGCAGAAGAGAAGTTGCATGATGCTGAAAAATCTGTGAAGAAGTTACAAGATTCAGTTGCTGATATACTAGATCAGTCATCGACGTTCATAAGAACTCTAGCTTTGTGCCATTGTGAAACCAGTGAGTTGTCCATTTGTACTTTTGCTTTATTCTTTTGTGCATAATAGCATGAATGAATCCATTAATTTCCTCAATCCGTGCAATTAGGGACTGATGAAAGTGAAGAACCTGACAATGGTCATTTGTCATCCATCAGCACAAAGTTGAAACCGCAGAGTCTTGACCAACAAAGGCATGTCTTACAAATGTTGGAGAAATCATTGGCCAGAGAACTGGATTTTGAAAAAAAGCTTTCAGATTTAAGATATAGTGAGGAGGATCTTAAGCTGAAACTGCATTATGCAGAAAGAGAGCTATACTGCATGGAAGAGTTGATGGAAATATGTTTGGAGAGGGCATTTGAGGCTGAAAATGCTGCTGAGATACTTTTGGGTACTTCCGAAGAATTAGCTGGAAGAGTTCAGGTTCTTCAACTTAATCTAAATAGTTCACAACATCGGGAACATGAGATGAGATCAAAGTTGCAGGAAAGTTTGATGAAAATACATGCTGAAGAAGCTGCCAAGGAGAGGTTGACTCATGCAGAACTTGATTTAATCTCGTCAAAAGAAAGAGGAGCAAGTGGGTTGAAAGCTGAAGATGAAAGCTTGCTGGCTAGTTCTGAAATCTTGTCTCTGAAGGACAAGGTGAGAACACTTGAGGAGAAGCTTAGAGAGTCTGATGCCCAGTTGCGGCTGGCAAAGGCTTCTGTTGGAACAAGTCAGCAACAACAGAGTGCGCTGCAGTCTGCACTCAGTCAGGTGGAAAAAGTAATTGAGGGTCTCAAGGCTAATGTTTTGAGAACTGAAAGCAGAGCTGAAATTGCAGAAGCAAAGTATGCTGAACTGAGTAAAACTAATGTTGAACTAAATGAAGAGCTTTTTTTTCTTCGAAATAGTGAATCTGAAAAGACAAACCTTTTAGAGAGGAGATGCCAGGAATTACATACTCAgttggagcatgcaaaggcatcTGTTGAAGCACTTGAAGAGCAACAGAATGGATTATATGCTGCAATTTCTGACATGCAAAATATGATCGAGAAACTCAAAACAAAGGTCTCAAAAGCAGAAAGTAGGGCAGAGAGTGCTGAATCTAAGGTTAATCTGTTAACCGAATCTAATTTAGAACTAAATGAAGAGCTGGGTTTCCTAAGAGGACGATTAGAATATTTAGAGATGTCCCTGCAACAAGCTGAGGGTGCAAAAACAGCCATTGCTAAAGACATTGGTATTCGGACAAAAACTATCAGTGATCTGGTCAAGAAACTAGCCTTGGAAAGAGAACGCCTTCAGTCACAGGTACGGCTCCTTTCTTCTTTTGTTATTCACAGTTCTGTTCGGCAGTGGATCTCTGGAGTTGGTGCCAAATAAGTGGAGTTAACCTTTCTGGTAAAATGTGGAGGACGTGTTGATTATTTGTGAAGGGTGCTGttattttactaattttttttttatttgtagctGAGGACATGTTGATTATTTACAAATGGGGTTATCATTTCATTAAGCCATGTCTTTTTTTTTGTAGATAACTGCATTAACGAAAAAGAACAAAATCCTGGCTGAGAAatgcaaaacaaaagaaaatgccCATACTTCTTTGAGCTACAATGTGGAAGCATTGACAGAGTCTTCAACTACGGGTTCTTGGGTAGGTCatccctttcttttttttgggTTTAACTCCTTGTTTGGGCTCTCAAAGCTTTCTTTCTTTAAGACTAAAAATTTGAAGTGCTTCTTTTCAATAAGTACTAACCTGCAACTACATGTTATCAGGTAGAGAAGCCCATAGCAGCTGTGCCTGTTAGTGAGAAGAGTGCAGAGATGACTGTTTCAGCGGAGGAATCCTCAGGTGGCGATTCCAAGATTGAGACAGTGAGGACCATAGAAGTAGCACATCTTGATCCAAAGTATCTTTTCATGGCTGTCCTCATTGTATCTATTGCAATCCTCACATTCTACCAATATCAACAAGAACGCAATCACGCGTGAGGGTATCAGACAAATTTGCCACTTCCACACATGATGATCATGAGATGCAACCCGTAAATTCTCCATCTGGCGACTATGATCCCGCCTtcaactttgatgctctactaacAAACATTTTCTTGTCAAGATGGACTAAAGTTACTACAGGTTCTCAGATGTTTAGTTCCGCTTGTTTCGTTCTTTTTTTGTTTCGTGTTGAGAAAGGTAGCTTGGTGTTTGATCTGCCACCAAATTTGTGTCATTAGTCAGGCAATGCAGCAGAAAAAAAATGTCGCAGGAACTGGGGAGGATCATGAAAAGTTCTGTTCTCTTTCAAGCTCCAAGGCTGTCTGCATTCTATTCTTGATAGGTATCATGCTTTTTGAGTCAGCATAAGAGCAATCATACTTCTTGTAGATCGCATGCTTTTTCATGCGTCAATTTGATAAGTATTAAGTTTACAAAAGCACATTTAATACCATTGGCATTGGCACGCATATCAGTTATATCTCTAAAATAGTGCTTATATGAAGTAAGCTTATTCTTTGTAGGGCAAACTGGACCATGACGTCTCTCTGCATCTTTTGGAATCTTTGATCCATCATATTCAGGTCCAACTTTATTTATGGATCAAAGTTGACCAGATCTGATCCAACCAAATTGGAATGAATCGAGGCACGAGTCCAAGTTCAAATCACGTGCAATGTACGAGAAAGTTCGACATCCCCGACGCCGCGaacgaaaccaaaacctgttgctccCGCCAAAATGGGCTTCCCTCCCTAAACAATATTCCCGCCAGAAACCCTACCCTTTGTAATTAATAGCCGACCAAACCCTCACCCAAACAAGACGACCTGGAGGAAGAGGGTCGTCATGAAGCGATCGCTGAAGCTCCGGGAGGCGCACAAGGGCACCGGGTCACCCGCGCTCTGTTCGATCCTGTGGGACGCCGACGGCCGCCACCTCGTCACGTCCAACGCCTCCGATAGCTCCGTCTCCA is a window from the Musa acuminata AAA Group cultivar baxijiao chromosome BXJ2-1, Cavendish_Baxijiao_AAA, whole genome shotgun sequence genome containing:
- the LOC135598666 gene encoding WPP domain-interacting tail-anchored protein 1-like, whose amino-acid sequence is MATDDCDDNCLQEDGSLCGEGMNGGNGFEALTRVELDIAYSSEKLLNLEILLMLVVDRANDFEAVSMEYKDISDESVLKAFESDILSGILDMEVKELQSFMCLLQTEIIEAHQQVSQNEHFEESAAKAEEKLHDAEKSVKKLQDSVADILDQSSTFIRTLALCHCETRTDESEEPDNGHLSSISTKLKPQSLDQQRHVLQMLEKSLARELDFEKKLSDLRYSEEDLKLKLHYAERELYCMEELMEICLERAFEAENAAEILLGTSEELAGRVQVLQLNLNSSQHREHEMRSKLQESLMKIHAEEAAKERLTHAELDLISSKERGASGLKAEDESLLASSEILSLKDKVRTLEEKLRESDAQLRLAKASVGTSQQQQSALQSALSQVEKVIEGLKANVLRTESRAEIAEAKYAELSKTNVELNEELFFLRNSESEKTNLLERRCQELHTQLEHAKASVEALEEQQNGLYAAISDMQNMIEKLKTKVSKAESRAESAESKVNLLTESNLELNEELGFLRGRLEYLEMSLQQAEGAKTAIAKDIGIRTKTISDLVKKLALERERLQSQITALTKKNKILAEKCKTKENAHTSLSYNVEALTESSTTGSWVEKPIAAVPVSEKSAEMTVSAEESSGGDSKIETVRTIEVAHLDPKYLFMAVLIVSIAILTFYQYQQERNHA